The DNA window ATTTTTAAGGGTAATTCAGAAGTAAAAAACGGAGAATGGGAGTTTACTTTTATCGTACCAAAAGACATCAATTTTTCAATCGGTCAAGGAAAAATAAGTTTGTATGCCACCAACGAAAAAAACCTTGATGCATCAGGATATACTGATAAATTTTTAATTGGAGGGTTCACCTCAGATACTACAACCAAAGACCTCCCTCCAGTCGTCAAATTATACATAAACAATGATCAGTTTGTCAGCGGTGGTATTACGGATGAGAATCCTAAAATTTTTGCACGAATTTCTGATGACATGGGGATAAATATTTCAGGAAACAGCATTGGACATGACCTTAGTGCGATCATTGACTTAAACACTGAATCTCCTATCATTCTGAATAATTTCTTTAAATCACAATTAAATGATTACCGGTCAGGAGAAATTACCTATCCTTTAAAGAATTTAAAACCAGGTAAACACACTTTAAGTTTAATCGCATGGGATATCACAAATAACCAGGGAAGCGCGAACATTGAATTTAATGTAATCGATAATGATGACATCAGCCTGGAAAGAGTGCTCAATTACCCAAACCCTTTTAATAGAAAAACAAATTTTCAGTTTGAAACTAATTTAACAGGATTACCTCTGGAGGTAACCATTTATATTCAATCCATAAGTGGAAAAATGGTAAAAACCATTCAAAAGAACATAAATATGGATGGATACCGAACAGCTGAAATTGAATGGGATGGAACCGATGATTTTGGATCTAAACTGGCTAATGGAGTTTACCTCTATCAGATTCGAGTAAGTGGAGATACCGGCACTACTTCGGTGAATAAACGTAGTAAACATCAAAAATTGTTAATTCTCCATTAACTGACTTGCTCATTAAAAGAACAATTTAGTACTTATCATTATTTATAATTAGCTGAAAAAACATAACTTTGCTTAATATTCATCCTTTTAATATGTCTAGAATAATATTTACTTGCTTATTACTGAACTTGGCCTTTGATCTTACAGCTCAAATTTGGGACCCAAGAAAAAATTGCGTGGTGGACGTTAATACTGATCAGTGTATTTCAAATACTTTGTTGACTGCGTTACCCTTCCTAAGGATTACACCTGATGCTCGTTCAGGGGCACTTGGAGATGCCGGTTTGGCATTAAGTGCTGATCCAAATGCCATGCATCACAATGCTGCCAGATTAGCTTTTGCTGAGAATGATTTAGCTATCTCTGCCACTTATTCTCCATGGTTAAGAAATTTAGGTATTGATGATATATACCTGCTTTACCTATCAGGATATAAGAAAATAGACGACAACCAAACAGCAGGTGCATCTATTCGCTTTTTCTCATTGGGTACAATTGAATTTAGAAACGAAGCAGGCGTAGATGAAGGCACAGGACAACCCAACGAATTAGAAATTACCGGTGCCTATAGTAGAAAACTTTCAAATAAATTATCTGCCAGTCTGAGTGCCAAATTTGTTTACTCCAATTTGGCCACCGGCCGATCAGTGGGTGGAGTACAAATCTTTCCTGCAAAAACATTTGGAGCAGATATTGGTGTCTTTTATAAAACCCCAATGGGTGCAAGCGGTAGAAGAAATTATTTGAGCATTGGTTCGGCTATCACAAACATTGGAGCCAAGGTAACCTACACTAAATCAGTAGTTAAAGATTTTATTCCAACCAATTTTGGAATTGGCGGAAATTATGAAATGAATTTTGATGACTTTAATACCCTTAATATTATTCTGGATTGCAACAAACTTTTAGTTCCAAGTACCATCCCTTTTGGTCATCCAGATTTTGATAAAAATCAGAATACGATTGCCGATACACGCGAAAAATCCCTGTTTGAAGGTATTCTTGGTTCATTTGGAGATGCAGTCGGGGGATTCACAGAAGAGGTACAAGAAATTACTTTTTCAGGAGCATTAGAATATTGGTATGACAAACAGTTTGCTGTTAGAATGGGTTATTTTCATGAGCACGCTCTTAAAGGGAACAGACGTTTCTTTACCTTAGGTTGTGGTTTAAAATATAATGTTTTCGGAATTAATCTTTCATACCTGGTACCGGTAAATATCAACAGGAGTCCGCTTGCTAATACGCTGCGTTTTTCTTTTGTTTTTGACATGGCAGCGTTCAAAGATGAAAATAATTAAAAAAATAAGCCAGTATAAGCCGGATTCTGTCATCCAATGGATGTGCTGTCATTTATCTGGATCCGGCATCACTGCCGAATTCTAGCTGCCTACCCTTCCATCTGCAATATTGCACAATTGAGGAATTGAACCCTTTCGGGTTAATGGATTTATTTGGCATTTCAACACACAAGGTTTATCCGAAACCAGCATTACTGCATGGTTCTGTGCGCTCTTACCACACATTTTCACCCTTACCCTTACCGAAGTAAAGGCGGTAATTTTCTGCGACACTTTCTGTTTCCACACATTTGTGGAACCCACCTGTTAGGTGGTGTGTTTCCTCACGTTGTCCGGACTTTCCTCTTGCCTAAAAAAGCAAGCGACAGACACTGGCTCGAACAAATTTATAAAATTCAAAACTATTGTTGGGTTTTTTTCGCATTATAATTAAATACAATGTATAATACATTAACTTTATGCTGTGAATTTGGAGGATTTAAATCTGAAGAAGCATAAGCATTGGTTTTACCTATGGCTTATAGCTCTTTTGATGGTAGCACTGGGTAAAATTTACGAGATTTATTACCCTGAATTTAAGCATGACAGAGGTCATCAATTTCTGAAGCAGTGTCAACAGAAAATAAATCAAATTGAAATTGCTAGTAAAGAGCTGGAAACACAAATAAAAGGAATCCACTCCTCTATTCAGAATAAAAACGAATTCATTGCAGAAATAAGTAGAAGATTAAACAAGCAAGGTCGATTTTCGGACTTTTCAATAGTTTTTTGTGAAAATGAAAAACTCATATATTGGAATCGCGATAATGTCAGATTCGATCCTAAATGGTGCCCCTGTTTGGAGAATGATGGAAGCGGAGTTTTTGATTTCGAAAACAGTTATTATTTTGGTATCAACAAAACATTGAATTCTGAAAAATTTGGCTTATGCTATATCTTATATTCAGAACTTTCCCCAAACGACATAAATGGTAAAGAATTTCATATTTCAGAAGAAAAAAGTTCAAGTGAAACACTCACACTAAAAAATGGAAAGGGACAAAGCATTGCATATATAAGTAATATCGGAGGCAATTTGTCATCTGAATTTTCTAACAGCATTCTTATTTTCTATCTACTTCTGCTTGTCATATTTTACTTTCCAACACATTATTTTGGTAAAATATTTTTTAATACAGGTTTAAATTCCTGGGGATTCTTAACTCTTCTTATTGGCATAATAGCTACCAGCAGTTTAGCTAATTGGCTCGTATCAAATCCTGATTATTTTGACAGCATCTTTACTTCATCCAAGATTAAGACAAATTATTTTCAATATACCTTATTTGAATTAATTGTATTGTCAATTTTGGTATTTCATATTGCATACTTTTTTCACAAATATTATAAACTTAAGGTCAATCAGCCAGCCGGTAAAAATTACGTTGATCTTATCATCCCATTATTTAATTACATCATCACTTTTCTCGCGCTACTGGTTTATTGTAACTTGTTCAAAACGGTATTCGTAAAATCTGAATTTAGTTTCAACTTGGATAAATCCATTTTTTTGCCCCTGGAGAACTATTTACTACTAATTTCCCTCTTGTTAATATTGATTTCTGTTTTTCTCATTGCTCACAAACTTTGTTTGAGCACCACAAGTTACCAACTACCTATAAAAAGAAGAGTTCAACTGTTTTTACTTGCGTATGTTCTTACTCTGCCATTACTTTATAAACTAAATCTTGAAATAACATTTATATCGTTCTTTCTTAGTTCATCAATCATTATTTGGCTGCTTGACTATTTTGTAGATTACAAACAAACCAGTGCATTATGGCTGATAAGTTGGATCTTAATAATAAGTTTCCTGACTTCAGGGTTAATCTTCCACTACCAAAACATTAGAAAACGGTACGAAAAAATCGAATTACTTAATTCAATAAGTAATATAGGGTATGCGAAAATAGACTCAAACGCAACTTCAATCTCATCGGAATTAGGTTTGCTGATTGAAAAAAGCAATCAGCTGGGTTATGATTTATTTATTTATGAAAATGAAATCCCCAGATACAGTTCGAATTTTAAAAAACCAGAACTTATACAATTTAAAAATGACCTAGGACCTAAAAACAGAACCATAGTGGTCAGAAATTCGGAAGAGTGGTTGGTTCAAAAAATAAAACCAAGCTACTTAATTTTACTGTCTCACCCAATCCCTTCTATAGTTAAAGCGATTTCTCTCTTCAGCTATTTATTTACCATACTTATAATAATATCATACTTAGTAAGTCTCATTCACCAAAAGTACCCAATTCTTCCTGAGGGCTTAAACATTCAAGTGGATGACAAGCCTTCTCTCCGAACAAAAATACAATTCTATATTATACTTGGAATTGTATTTAGCTTTTTGATTATCGCTTTGGTAACAGTATTTTTTACAAAAAAATCTGAGCAACAAATTACTGAAGAAACTCTATTTAATAAAATTAAATATTTAAGCACTTTCCTTGAACAATCAATATCTTCAACAAATAATCTTGAAGACGCTCAATTTGTTTTGATTGAACAAATAAAATCCACATCTTCTCTATTTGACTATGGCGTTGAGTTTTATGACAATCAGGGCTTTGAAGTTAATCTTTATAAAAATCAAACGAATACTAACACAAAAATTAAACTTTGTAATCCTGCCTTTTATTTTTATTACCCTTTTGGAATATCTGACATCGTTATTAAAGTGGATGATGACATGAACAGGCAGATCAAAATTTCTGGATTCAAAAACATTTTTTTAAATAATATCAGATTGGGAACTCTTGAAATGGTAAGTTATATAAATAATGAAAAAGCAAGAGACAATAGATTAAATAACCTAATAAATACTTTACTAAATATTTATGTATTCTTATTTCTGATTGCCGCAAGTCTTGCGACTATTTTAGCCAATTCCATAACATCTCCTTTGGAAGTCTTAAGTGACAAACTAAAATCCATGCGTCTTGGAAAAAGAAATGAAACACTTGATTGGTCGGGTCAAGATGAAATAGGTGAACTAATTCAGGATTACAACAGAATGGTAAGCCAGCTGGATGAAAGTGCGGGACTTTTAGCTAAATCTGAGAGAGATTCAGCATGGAGGGAAATGGCCAAGCAAGTCGCCCATGAGATTAAGAATCCGTTGACGCCCATGAAACTCAACATTCAGTATCTACAACAGAAAATCAAAAGTGGAGAAACTGATCTCAGCGGATTGATTCAACGAGTCTCATTAACTCTGTTGGAACAAATCGATGGATTGACTCAAATTGCAACTGAATTTTCGAATTTTGCAAAAATGCCCAAGGCTGAAAATGAAAAAATTTTAATAAATGATCTTGTATCATCCGTTCATGATCTTTTTCGCAAAAGAGAAGATGTGGATATTTACCTGATTGTTCCAATAGACGAGCTGTTTGTATTTTGTGATAAGAACCAAATGATAAGAGTATTGAATAATTTGATAAATAATTCGATACAGGCCATTCCAGAACACAGAAAAGGGAAAATTGATATCCAACTAGGTCAAAAAAATAACTTTGCCTTTATTTCAATTAAAGATAATGGAATTGGAATCAATGAAGATATGAGGGAAAAGGTATTCTTGCCAAATTTTACAACCAAAAATTCTGGTACCGGTCTCGGGTTGGCTATGTGCAGGCAAATTATTGAATCGGTAAATGGTAAAATATATTTTATTTCTGAAATAAATGTTGGTACTGAGTTTATTGTTGAACTACCCTTGATGAGAATAGAGAAAAACATAATTTAATATGATTAAATATTATTTCAGTCATTCTCTGATTGAAAGGAGCCTTTTAATATTAGGAGCGTCCAAGGATAGTCCACAGCAGAATATCTCATGTTTGAATTTTTCACTAAATTTGTTTTTCAAGATCGTAAAGAATCAGGCTTGAACATTTTGGTAAATGTATGATAGTGTAAACTCGTAAATTCAAATACACTCAAAAATGAAGGATTTATTATAGTATACTTTTAAACTGATCTCTTAACAGGTTGTTTCCATTTTAAATAAACGATTTTTATGGCTTCTTGGGTAATTAATTTTGGCTTAGTTTTATTGGCATTTATTGGGATGGAGTTTATGGCATGGTTCACCCATAAATACATTATGCACGGCTTCTTATGGTCTTGGCATGAAGATCATCATAAACCCCATCAATTAAAAGTAGGATTTTGGGAGAAAAATGATCGGTTCTTTCTGGTATTTGCCGTTCCAAGTTTCTTGTGTTATTTGCTTGGAAGTCTAGTTCCTGATCTAAGATGGTTACTCTTTATTGGAATAGGTATATCCATCTACGGAATTTGTTACTTTTTGGTCCATGATGTTTACATTCATAGAAGATTTGAATGGTTCAGACAACTAGACAATGATTATTCTAAAGCCGTGCTGAAAGCACATGGTGCACATCATGCCAAACAAACTAAAGAAGACGGTGAATCTTTCGGAATGCTATTTGTAAATCCTAAATACTTCAAAAGGAGAAAACTTAGCTAAGCTTTTTCCCAACTTTAGGAAAATTGAGTGCTTAAAGCAGTTTAGTCCTGAATTACTTTTGCAGGACCTCTTTCATTTTAATACCAATTTGTGAAGGAGATTCCACTACATGAATTCCACATTCCATCATTATCTTAATTTTAGCTTCTGCGGTGTCTTCTGCTCCTCCAATTATGGCTCCGGCATGCCCCATCTTTCTTCCCTTTGGAGCAGTCTTTCCGGCAATAAAACCTACTACAGGCTTTGTGCCATAATCTCTAATCCAAATTGCTGCATCTGTCTCCATGCTTCCACCAATCTCTCCTATCATTACAATTCCATCTGTTTCGTAATCTGCCATAAGCATTTGTATGGCCTGGAGGGTTGTCGTTCCTGGAATCGGATCACCTCCAATACCTATACAGGTAGATTGTCCTAACCCAGCCTGGGTTATCTGGTCTACAGCTTCATAGGTAAGAGTTCCCGAACGTGAAATAATTCCTACCCGACCTTTTCTATGAATAAATCCCGGCATAATACCAACTTTAGCCTCACCCGGTGTGATAACACCAGGACAATTTGGACCTATTAGAGTACACGGGTAATTTTTAAGATACTCCTTAACCTTTACCATGTCTTGCACTGGTACTCCTTCTGTAATGCAAATAATAACACTTATTCCCGCATCCGCCGCTTCCATAATTGCATCTGCAGCAAAAGCAGGTGGAACAAAAATAATGCTCGTATCAGCCTGAGTGGATTCTACTGCATTTTGGACTGTATTAAAAACGGGTAAATTCAAATGCATTTGACCGCCTTTACCTGGAGTAACTCCTCCAACCACAGGGGTCCCATAACTTATCATTTGCTCAGCATGAAAGCTTCCTTCTTTTCCTGTAAATCCCTGAACAATTATTCTGGAATTTTTATTCACCAATACACTCATGGTTTACTTATCTGTTTTCTTTTTGGTTTCAATAATAAAAATATCTTCATCTTGCCTTGCCATATGGTATTTCTCTCTGGCAAACTTTTCATAATTCTGCTCAAGGTCTTTTTTATCTTGTTTTGCTTCTGCAATCAGTTGGACATAATTCTCCTTTTGTGTCTTTAAATCTGAAAGTGAAGTGTAAATTTTGTATTGAGTAGCGAGATTAAACTTATCGAAAAAACACAGATAAATACTAAAAACAATAATTGTCAAAAGTGCTTTTTTCTTCCATGCGTACCTCGTAATTCTGGAAGGGATATGCAAAATATGCCTTTTATTCTTCATAAGAATAACATTTAAAGGCAAATATACATATCATTTATCTTTTAAGTATATTTTTTCCATAAAATTGAGCCTGGTCTCCTAACTCCTCTTCTATCCTAATTAATTGATTGTATTTAGCGGTTCTGTCAGACCTGGACAATGATCCGGTTTTAATTTGACCACAATTTAATGCAACAGAAAGGTCCGCAATGAAAGTATCTTCCGTCTCTCCTGAACGATGACTCATTACACTGGTGTAACCATTTCTTTGGGCCATTTGTACAGCATTGGTAGTCTCAGTGAGTGAACCAATCTGATTGACTTTTATTAAAATTGAATTAGCAGCTTTAAGGTTAATTCCCTGTTGCAATCTTTTTGGATTTGTAACAAATAAATCATCCCCAACTAACTGAATTTTGTGTCCTATCTTTTGACACAAATTGGTCCAACCTGTCCAGTCATCTTCCGCTAAACCATCTTCTATTGATATTAGTGGATATTTTGCAGCCCATCCAACCCAAAAGTCAACTAATTCATCTGAAGTTAAGGATTTGGAGCCAGACTTATGAAAATGATATACTCGATTAGCTTCATCATACATTTCTGAAACTGCAGCATCCATTGCGAGCCAAACATCTTCTCCTGGCTTGTAGCCAGCATTTTCTACTGCTTTTAAAATAAGCTCAATACCCTCCTCATTTGATCCAAGTGAAGGGGCAAAACCTCCCTCATCCCCTACATTAGTGGAATAGGATTTTGATTGCAGTACTTTTTTTAAGTTGTGAAAAATTTCAGAACCCATTCTGATGGCATGACTGATTGATTCAGCACCAACAGGCACGATCATAAATTCTTGGAAATCTAGTTTATTATCCGCATGCATGCCTCCATTTAGAATATTCATCATGGGCAGTGGCATCAAATGAGCATTTGTTCCTCCAATGTACCTAAATAATGAAAGATCAGTTTCAAGAGCTGCGGCCCTAGCACTTGCCAAGGAAACAGCCAATATTGAATTGGCACCAATTCTGGATTTATTCTCAGTGCCATCCAATTCTATCATTATTTGGTCAATATACCTCTGATCTGTAATTTCTACTCCTATTAACCGGTCAGCGATTTCTTCTTCGATAAATGAACAGGCTTTTAAAACCCCTTTACCCATGTAAACATTTTCATCTCTATCCCTCAACTCCACTGCCTCGTGTTTGCCTGTTGATGCACCGGATGGTACGGCTGCTCGCCCAATAAATCCATCATAGGTAATTACCTCAGCTTCCACTGTAGGAAAGCCTCTGCTGTCCAAAATTTGTCTTGCTATAACATCAACTATTTCACTCATGCTACTAATTTAAAATTTGACTAATTCCCAATTCTTTGTTGACCATACTTGAAAACTGATGAAACAAATATCTGGAATCATGTGGTCCAGGCCCTGCTTCGGGGTGGTACTGAACACTGAAAACGGGACGGTCATTAATCCGAATACCCTCAACACTTTTGTCATTTAAATTGATATGACTTAATGATATTTTATGCTTACTGGAAAGAACCTGTTCCGTATCAAGAGCAAATCCATGATTTTGACAGGTGATTTCACCCAAACCTGTTTCAAGATTTAGGACCGCATGATTTGAACCTCTGTGGCCATTTAGCATTTTGACTGTCTTTATTCCCATAGCCAAACCAAAAATCTGATGCCCCAAACATATACCAAATGCCGGCTTACCGGACTCTAAAATTTGACTTGCCGTTTGGATGGCATAATCCATGCTCGAAGGATCCCCCGGCCCGTTCGACAGAAAAAAAGCATCTGGCTTCCAATCCAACATGGTTGATATATTCGTTTGAGCAGGAAATACTCTAACATTGAAATGATGCTGGTTAAGCTGTTTTAATATGCTCGATTTTATACCAAAATCCAAGACCGCAAGGCGAACTGAATTTTCAGTATTTGGAATATCATATATTTGTTTGGTTGTCACTTTAGATGCTAACTCCAATCCATGCATATCTGGAACTCCATCCAATAATTCTCTAAGTTTTTGAATATCAAATTGTTCATTTGATATAATGGCATTCATCGCACCATTTACCCTGATATGTCTTACCAAGGCTCGTGTATCAATATCATGAATGCAAACTAAACTGTTCATCTCTAAATATTCCTGCAGCGAAGAATCAGTATTTAATCTGCTGAAATGATCAGAAAAATTACGACATACTAAACCAGCAATTTGGATATTGGAGGATTCAACTTCCTTTTGGTGTGTACCATAATTTCCAATATGAACATTCGTCATTACCAGTATCTGGCGGAAGTAACTTGGATCGGTGAAGATTTCCTGATACCCTGTCATGCCGGTATTAAAGCAGATTTCTCCAACCGTCGTACCAATGATTCCTGCAGATTTGCCGTGAAAAACTGTGCCATCCTTTAATAAAAGTATAGCTGGTTCACGAAAATTTTTAGACATTAAATCAATTTATATAAAATAAATGCAAATATATAATCTCTAAGTCACAGAACATAAATAATATAGTATCTCGCGAGTTGAAATGACAATAAAAGAATCTCTAAGCCATTTTTTATCAAAAGAAAATGCAAAAAAAAAGCGGCAAAAAGCCGCTTCGATTTATTCTTTTGTTTCCGAATCTTCAGAATTCAACTCTTCGGTTGAATTTTCAACAGCACCTTCGGCTTCAGATTTAGTTTTCTTTGCGGATCTTCTAGTTCTCTTCGCAGTTTTAGCCATAGGAGATTCTGCTACAGAGGTAGAAACCATAATATTGTTAAAATCTACGAGTTCAATCATGGCCATTTCTGCACCATCACCTTTTCGAAATCCGGTTCGGATAACTCTTGTGTATCCTCCAGGTCTTGTTGCAACTTTTTCAGCAACTTCTCCAAACAAAGA is part of the Candidatus Vicinibacter affinis genome and encodes:
- a CDS encoding sterol desaturase family protein; translation: MASWVINFGLVLLAFIGMEFMAWFTHKYIMHGFLWSWHEDHHKPHQLKVGFWEKNDRFFLVFAVPSFLCYLLGSLVPDLRWLLFIGIGISIYGICYFLVHDVYIHRRFEWFRQLDNDYSKAVLKAHGAHHAKQTKEDGESFGMLFVNPKYFKRRKLS
- the carA gene encoding glutamine-hydrolyzing carbamoyl-phosphate synthase small subunit; its protein translation is MSKNFREPAILLLKDGTVFHGKSAGIIGTTVGEICFNTGMTGYQEIFTDPSYFRQILVMTNVHIGNYGTHQKEVESSNIQIAGLVCRNFSDHFSRLNTDSSLQEYLEMNSLVCIHDIDTRALVRHIRVNGAMNAIISNEQFDIQKLRELLDGVPDMHGLELASKVTTKQIYDIPNTENSVRLAVLDFGIKSSILKQLNQHHFNVRVFPAQTNISTMLDWKPDAFFLSNGPGDPSSMDYAIQTASQILESGKPAFGICLGHQIFGLAMGIKTVKMLNGHRGSNHAVLNLETGLGEITCQNHGFALDTEQVLSSKHKISLSHINLNDKSVEGIRINDRPVFSVQYHPEAGPGPHDSRYLFHQFSSMVNKELGISQILN
- the porV gene encoding type IX secretion system outer membrane channel protein PorV, whose translation is MSRIIFTCLLLNLAFDLTAQIWDPRKNCVVDVNTDQCISNTLLTALPFLRITPDARSGALGDAGLALSADPNAMHHNAARLAFAENDLAISATYSPWLRNLGIDDIYLLYLSGYKKIDDNQTAGASIRFFSLGTIEFRNEAGVDEGTGQPNELEITGAYSRKLSNKLSASLSAKFVYSNLATGRSVGGVQIFPAKTFGADIGVFYKTPMGASGRRNYLSIGSAITNIGAKVTYTKSVVKDFIPTNFGIGGNYEMNFDDFNTLNIILDCNKLLVPSTIPFGHPDFDKNQNTIADTREKSLFEGILGSFGDAVGGFTEEVQEITFSGALEYWYDKQFAVRMGYFHEHALKGNRRFFTLGCGLKYNVFGINLSYLVPVNINRSPLANTLRFSFVFDMAAFKDENN
- a CDS encoding HAMP domain-containing histidine kinase, which codes for MNLEDLNLKKHKHWFYLWLIALLMVALGKIYEIYYPEFKHDRGHQFLKQCQQKINQIEIASKELETQIKGIHSSIQNKNEFIAEISRRLNKQGRFSDFSIVFCENEKLIYWNRDNVRFDPKWCPCLENDGSGVFDFENSYYFGINKTLNSEKFGLCYILYSELSPNDINGKEFHISEEKSSSETLTLKNGKGQSIAYISNIGGNLSSEFSNSILIFYLLLLVIFYFPTHYFGKIFFNTGLNSWGFLTLLIGIIATSSLANWLVSNPDYFDSIFTSSKIKTNYFQYTLFELIVLSILVFHIAYFFHKYYKLKVNQPAGKNYVDLIIPLFNYIITFLALLVYCNLFKTVFVKSEFSFNLDKSIFLPLENYLLLISLLLILISVFLIAHKLCLSTTSYQLPIKRRVQLFLLAYVLTLPLLYKLNLEITFISFFLSSSIIIWLLDYFVDYKQTSALWLISWILIISFLTSGLIFHYQNIRKRYEKIELLNSISNIGYAKIDSNATSISSELGLLIEKSNQLGYDLFIYENEIPRYSSNFKKPELIQFKNDLGPKNRTIVVRNSEEWLVQKIKPSYLILLSHPIPSIVKAISLFSYLFTILIIISYLVSLIHQKYPILPEGLNIQVDDKPSLRTKIQFYIILGIVFSFLIIALVTVFFTKKSEQQITEETLFNKIKYLSTFLEQSISSTNNLEDAQFVLIEQIKSTSSLFDYGVEFYDNQGFEVNLYKNQTNTNTKIKLCNPAFYFYYPFGISDIVIKVDDDMNRQIKISGFKNIFLNNIRLGTLEMVSYINNEKARDNRLNNLINTLLNIYVFLFLIAASLATILANSITSPLEVLSDKLKSMRLGKRNETLDWSGQDEIGELIQDYNRMVSQLDESAGLLAKSERDSAWREMAKQVAHEIKNPLTPMKLNIQYLQQKIKSGETDLSGLIQRVSLTLLEQIDGLTQIATEFSNFAKMPKAENEKILINDLVSSVHDLFRKREDVDIYLIVPIDELFVFCDKNQMIRVLNNLINNSIQAIPEHRKGKIDIQLGQKNNFAFISIKDNGIGINEDMREKVFLPNFTTKNSGTGLGLAMCRQIIESVNGKIYFISEINVGTEFIVELPLMRIEKNII
- the rplQ gene encoding 50S ribosomal protein L17; amino-acid sequence: MRHGKAFNHLSRKKGHRSALLRNLAGALIKYKRISTTVAKAKALRVYIEPLITKSKNNSTHSRRIVFSYLQNKDVVASLFGEVAEKVATRPGGYTRVIRTGFRKGDGAEMAMIELVDFNNIMVSTSVAESPMAKTAKRTRRSAKKTKSEAEGAVENSTEELNSEDSETKE
- a CDS encoding septum formation initiator family protein; amino-acid sequence: MKNKRHILHIPSRITRYAWKKKALLTIIVFSIYLCFFDKFNLATQYKIYTSLSDLKTQKENYVQLIAEAKQDKKDLEQNYEKFAREKYHMARQDEDIFIIETKKKTDK
- the eno gene encoding phosphopyruvate hydratase, which encodes MSEIVDVIARQILDSRGFPTVEAEVITYDGFIGRAAVPSGASTGKHEAVELRDRDENVYMGKGVLKACSFIEEEIADRLIGVEITDQRYIDQIMIELDGTENKSRIGANSILAVSLASARAAALETDLSLFRYIGGTNAHLMPLPMMNILNGGMHADNKLDFQEFMIVPVGAESISHAIRMGSEIFHNLKKVLQSKSYSTNVGDEGGFAPSLGSNEEGIELILKAVENAGYKPGEDVWLAMDAAVSEMYDEANRVYHFHKSGSKSLTSDELVDFWVGWAAKYPLISIEDGLAEDDWTGWTNLCQKIGHKIQLVGDDLFVTNPKRLQQGINLKAANSILIKVNQIGSLTETTNAVQMAQRNGYTSVMSHRSGETEDTFIADLSVALNCGQIKTGSLSRSDRTAKYNQLIRIEEELGDQAQFYGKNILKR
- the sucD gene encoding succinate--CoA ligase subunit alpha, which produces MSVLVNKNSRIIVQGFTGKEGSFHAEQMISYGTPVVGGVTPGKGGQMHLNLPVFNTVQNAVESTQADTSIIFVPPAFAADAIMEAADAGISVIICITEGVPVQDMVKVKEYLKNYPCTLIGPNCPGVITPGEAKVGIMPGFIHRKGRVGIISRSGTLTYEAVDQITQAGLGQSTCIGIGGDPIPGTTTLQAIQMLMADYETDGIVMIGEIGGSMETDAAIWIRDYGTKPVVGFIAGKTAPKGRKMGHAGAIIGGAEDTAEAKIKIMMECGIHVVESPSQIGIKMKEVLQK